Proteins encoded by one window of Dyella humicola:
- the holB gene encoding DNA polymerase III subunit delta', translating into MNAMPWHAEHWSRLQSRRARDAMPHALLLCGPEGLGKRGFMRRFAQGLLCTQPQDGDACGRCRSCQLFVAGTHPDFAVLSFGLRKDGVERSEIVVDQIRELSARLSMSSQFGGWQIVCIDPADAMNAAAANALLKTLEEPSQQTLLMLVADAPWRLPQTIRSRCQRIEFQLPSREDALGWLQQAGVSDAASALDAAGGNPGLARAWVDAGALARRQEVRKDLSALAAGRGEAMEVARRWLDSEPEQRLWFAAQAVADEVKSRAGAAVGPLASGLDVEALDQWYMSANRTRESLRGPLRGDLLLLELLARWR; encoded by the coding sequence ATGAACGCGATGCCCTGGCACGCCGAGCACTGGTCCCGCTTGCAGTCGCGCCGTGCGCGCGATGCCATGCCGCATGCTTTGTTGCTGTGTGGGCCGGAGGGCTTGGGCAAGCGCGGGTTCATGCGTCGTTTTGCGCAGGGCTTGCTGTGCACACAGCCGCAGGATGGCGATGCCTGTGGACGCTGTCGCAGCTGCCAGTTGTTCGTCGCCGGTACGCACCCGGATTTTGCCGTGCTGAGTTTTGGTTTGCGCAAGGATGGCGTTGAGCGGAGCGAAATCGTGGTTGATCAGATTCGCGAACTGTCGGCCCGCCTGTCCATGTCCAGTCAGTTTGGCGGGTGGCAGATCGTCTGCATCGATCCGGCCGATGCCATGAATGCGGCCGCAGCCAACGCCTTGCTCAAGACGCTGGAAGAACCCTCGCAACAGACCTTGCTGATGCTGGTGGCCGACGCGCCATGGCGGTTGCCGCAAACCATTCGCAGTCGCTGCCAGCGCATCGAGTTCCAGTTGCCATCGCGAGAAGACGCACTCGGCTGGTTGCAACAGGCTGGCGTGAGCGATGCCGCTTCGGCGCTCGATGCGGCAGGGGGCAACCCAGGACTTGCGCGCGCGTGGGTGGATGCGGGCGCCCTGGCTCGAAGGCAGGAAGTGCGCAAGGACCTGTCCGCGCTTGCGGCGGGGCGTGGCGAGGCGATGGAAGTGGCGCGCCGCTGGCTCGACAGCGAGCCCGAGCAGCGCTTGTGGTTCGCCGCCCAGGCCGTAGCCGACGAAGTGAAGTCGCGTGCCGGCGCCGCCGTCGGTCCGCTTGCGAGCGGTCTGGATGTCGAGGCGTTGGATCAGTGGTACATGTCGGCCAATCGCACGCGTGAATCCTTGCGAGGCCCGTTGCGTGGGGACCTCCTGTTGCTGGAATTGCTTGCTCGCTGGCGCTGA
- a CDS encoding ArnT family glycosyltransferase, whose product MKSPLPQRVPVWPWLSLLLLLVLRLVWLNAYTLNSDEAQHAHVSWAWTQGLLPYRDVFDNHGPLFGWLHSPLLTLLDGRADVLTWLRLAMQVWYVVAVGAVGWMGLRLYGWRVAVVAMLVAGLFPRFFIVSGQFRTDDLWTAMWLAGLACVVGARARTWRYFAAGLLVGCALSVSQKTLVLVVTALAAAAVVRLIQPTDSAPGGRRRWAAAGVGLLLVPAIFVGWFAWHDALSDVWYGLAGYNVGGAKKRHAALNLLWFLVLAGAMVAVAARAIRQRGLRDFDWPVFLALQSGLYLLLIWFVWPLITKQDFLPAVPLLVLVACGWASHWGWLSTRPGLRRALVVLILGGELVTVIAYAPPWQDNLAPQRAELALVLRYTDKTDTVMDTKGESIFRARPYYPVLESLAMRRLRRGEMADTIVDELVSHCTMMTTAHRLPAASKHFLEGNYVAAGPNVWVAGRMLSSRSVDQVIDVALPGDYVLTDGRARLRASLDGAPDADHWFLDRGRHHLEVTEGAPVALVWSKAFDRGWRPLSPHGEGG is encoded by the coding sequence ATGAAGTCCCCGCTGCCGCAACGTGTCCCTGTTTGGCCCTGGCTATCTCTCCTGCTCCTGCTGGTGCTCCGGCTGGTGTGGTTGAACGCGTACACGCTCAATTCCGATGAGGCCCAGCATGCCCACGTGTCGTGGGCGTGGACGCAGGGGCTGTTGCCGTATCGGGATGTTTTCGATAACCACGGCCCCTTGTTTGGTTGGTTGCACTCGCCGCTATTGACCTTGCTCGATGGGCGAGCCGACGTGCTGACCTGGCTGCGTCTGGCCATGCAGGTCTGGTATGTCGTGGCGGTCGGCGCTGTCGGCTGGATGGGGCTGCGTCTGTATGGCTGGCGTGTAGCCGTGGTCGCCATGCTCGTCGCCGGATTGTTTCCCCGTTTCTTCATCGTGAGCGGGCAGTTTCGTACGGACGACCTGTGGACAGCCATGTGGCTTGCTGGCCTCGCCTGCGTGGTCGGTGCACGTGCGCGAACCTGGCGCTATTTCGCGGCTGGATTGCTGGTCGGCTGCGCCCTCTCGGTGTCGCAGAAGACGCTTGTGTTGGTGGTCACCGCCTTGGCGGCGGCAGCCGTGGTCCGGTTGATACAGCCGACAGACTCTGCACCGGGCGGACGGCGGCGCTGGGCTGCGGCAGGAGTGGGCCTGCTGCTTGTCCCGGCCATCTTCGTCGGCTGGTTCGCCTGGCATGACGCGCTGAGCGACGTTTGGTACGGTCTGGCCGGTTACAACGTGGGCGGTGCGAAAAAGCGCCACGCCGCGCTGAACCTGCTCTGGTTCCTGGTGCTGGCGGGGGCGATGGTTGCCGTGGCGGCGCGTGCAATCCGTCAGCGCGGGTTGCGAGATTTTGACTGGCCGGTTTTTCTTGCCTTGCAGAGCGGTCTGTACCTCCTGTTGATCTGGTTTGTCTGGCCGTTGATCACCAAGCAGGATTTCCTGCCCGCCGTTCCATTGTTGGTCCTGGTGGCGTGCGGTTGGGCCTCGCACTGGGGCTGGTTGAGCACGCGGCCGGGACTTCGTCGTGCCTTGGTCGTCCTGATCCTTGGCGGTGAACTGGTGACGGTCATCGCTTATGCGCCGCCCTGGCAGGACAATCTGGCACCGCAGCGCGCCGAGCTGGCGTTGGTACTCCGCTACACGGACAAGACTGATACGGTGATGGATACCAAGGGCGAGTCGATTTTTCGCGCGCGTCCGTACTACCCCGTGCTGGAAAGCCTCGCCATGCGCCGGTTGCGGCGTGGGGAAATGGCAGACACGATCGTTGACGAGCTGGTGAGTCATTGCACCATGATGACGACGGCTCATCGCCTGCCTGCTGCGAGCAAGCATTTCCTGGAGGGCAATTATGTGGCGGCGGGTCCGAATGTGTGGGTGGCAGGACGCATGCTTTCCTCGCGCTCGGTAGATCAGGTCATCGACGTGGCGTTGCCGGGCGACTACGTGCTGACCGACGGGCGGGCGCGTCTGCGCGCGAGCCTGGATGGTGCACCGGACGCCGACCACTGGTTTCTTGATCGAGGCCGCCACCATTTGGAGGTGACTGAGGGGGCGCCAGTAGCCCTGGTCTGGAGCAAGGCGTTTGACCGCGGCTGGCGGCCGCTTTCGCCTCATGGAGAGGGCGGCTGA
- a CDS encoding PIG-L deacetylase family protein, whose protein sequence is MALSLNADTRLLVVAPHPDDESIATGELIQQVRESGGDVQILLLTNGDNNPWPQRWVERRLRIGTDERRRWGERRRGEVERALRQLGVDPVALHPLGWPDMGITERLFEDFIPAVSALTACLAACRPNLVAMPALGDHHPDHGAAHVLVRLAVSQWQGGAPEMLAYLVHGREDEVTGRVKLDSSVGLHANKLAALACHQSQMALSGKRMRRLADRAERYQSIKEGAAGMAAPVLPWVPSAALHPWLRLTVVDSRGVHDWPWSKAPISQDGQGRYVLHGVAAGDPSPAFAKLHMYVPSPWIFDRWGWCEL, encoded by the coding sequence ATGGCGTTGAGTCTCAACGCCGACACACGCTTGCTGGTGGTGGCACCTCATCCTGATGACGAGTCGATTGCGACGGGCGAACTGATCCAGCAGGTGCGAGAGTCGGGCGGTGACGTCCAAATCCTGCTGCTGACGAATGGTGACAACAACCCCTGGCCACAGCGTTGGGTGGAGCGGCGCCTGCGTATTGGTACCGACGAGCGCCGCCGCTGGGGTGAGCGTCGACGCGGCGAAGTGGAGCGCGCGTTGCGTCAGCTGGGTGTGGATCCTGTCGCCTTGCATCCGCTGGGCTGGCCCGACATGGGCATCACCGAGCGGTTATTCGAGGACTTCATCCCGGCGGTATCTGCCTTGACCGCCTGCCTCGCTGCGTGTCGGCCGAATCTGGTCGCGATGCCGGCGCTGGGTGACCACCATCCGGATCACGGGGCCGCCCACGTGCTGGTTCGCCTGGCGGTCTCGCAGTGGCAAGGCGGCGCCCCGGAGATGCTTGCCTATCTGGTTCACGGCCGTGAAGACGAGGTGACGGGCAGGGTGAAGCTCGACTCCTCGGTCGGGCTGCATGCCAACAAGCTCGCGGCACTGGCCTGCCATCAAAGCCAGATGGCGCTCAGCGGCAAACGCATGCGCCGTCTTGCCGACCGCGCCGAGCGCTATCAGTCGATCAAAGAGGGTGCCGCCGGCATGGCTGCACCGGTGCTGCCCTGGGTTCCGTCCGCAGCGCTGCATCCCTGGCTTCGCCTGACCGTGGTGGATAGCCGCGGTGTCCACGATTGGCCCTGGTCCAAGGCACCCATCAGCCAGGACGGACAAGGGAGGTACGTGCTGCACGGCGTGGCCGCGGGGGACCCGAGCCCTGCTTTCGCCAAGCTGCATATGTATGTGCCGTCGCCATGGATCTTCGACCGCTGGGGTTGGTGCGAGCTCTAG
- a CDS encoding PilZ domain-containing protein — protein MNPAIAARQGIISLKIKDTAALYNAYMPYLKHGGLFAPTAQRYALGDEVVLLINLTDEGERLSVAGKVVWVTPVGAQGNRTAGIGVQFNESSDGEVARIRIENILAGMTGSERPTHTM, from the coding sequence ATGAACCCGGCCATTGCCGCCCGCCAGGGCATCATTTCGTTGAAGATCAAGGACACGGCCGCGCTTTATAACGCGTACATGCCCTATCTGAAGCATGGCGGCCTGTTCGCGCCCACGGCCCAGCGCTATGCACTGGGTGACGAAGTAGTACTCCTGATCAATCTTACGGACGAGGGCGAGCGTCTGTCCGTGGCCGGCAAGGTCGTCTGGGTCACCCCGGTGGGTGCCCAGGGCAATCGCACCGCCGGCATCGGCGTGCAGTTCAACGAATCGTCCGATGGCGAAGTGGCCCGCATCCGGATCGAGAATATCCTTGCTGGCATGACCGGGTCCGAGCGTCCCACGCACACGATGTAA
- a CDS encoding NADH-quinone oxidoreductase subunit A, protein MLAEYWPILLFIGVAAGLGVVLLVIGLLAGPRRPEADKLSPYECGFEAFEDARMRFDVRYYLLAIIFIIFDLEIAFLFPWAVVFQKIGLTALVEMALFLLLLVIGFAYVWKKGALEWE, encoded by the coding sequence GTGCTTGCCGAATACTGGCCCATTCTGCTGTTCATCGGCGTCGCCGCCGGCCTAGGCGTGGTCCTGCTGGTCATTGGCCTGCTGGCCGGTCCGCGTCGTCCCGAAGCAGACAAGCTCTCGCCTTACGAGTGCGGCTTTGAAGCCTTCGAAGATGCGCGCATGCGCTTCGACGTGCGCTACTACCTGCTGGCGATCATCTTCATCATTTTCGATCTGGAAATCGCGTTCCTGTTCCCATGGGCCGTGGTGTTCCAGAAGATCGGCCTGACCGCCCTCGTCGAGATGGCGCTGTTCCTGCTGCTGTTGGTTATTGGTTTTGCTTACGTGTGGAAGAAGGGAGCACTGGAATGGGAGTGA
- a CDS encoding NuoB/complex I 20 kDa subunit family protein has protein sequence MGVISSLDRVMHNPQPLNLVDDILRPVEDNPIMQRGFATTSVDALMNWARTGSMWPMTFGLACCAVEMMHAGAARLDLDRYGVIFRPSPRQSDVMIVAGTLVNKMAPALRKVYDQMPEPKWVISMGSCANGGGYYHYSYSVVRGCDRIVPVDIYVPGCPPTAEALIHGILQLQKKIRRTNTIARS, from the coding sequence ATGGGAGTGATCTCGTCGCTCGATCGGGTGATGCACAACCCGCAGCCGTTGAACCTGGTGGACGACATCCTGCGTCCGGTCGAGGACAACCCGATCATGCAGCGTGGCTTTGCCACCACCAGTGTCGATGCGCTGATGAACTGGGCACGCACCGGTTCGATGTGGCCGATGACGTTCGGGCTCGCCTGCTGCGCCGTGGAGATGATGCATGCCGGTGCCGCGCGACTGGACCTTGACCGCTACGGCGTGATCTTCCGTCCCAGCCCGCGCCAGTCCGACGTGATGATCGTAGCCGGCACCCTGGTCAACAAGATGGCTCCCGCGCTGCGCAAGGTCTATGACCAGATGCCGGAGCCGAAGTGGGTCATTTCGATGGGTAGCTGCGCCAATGGCGGCGGCTATTACCACTACTCCTATTCCGTGGTGCGCGGCTGTGACCGCATTGTGCCGGTGGACATCTACGTGCCGGGCTGCCCGCCGACGGCGGAAGCGTTGATCCACGGCATTTTGCAGTTGCAGAAGAAGATCCGTCGTACCAACACCATCGCGCGTTCCTGA
- a CDS encoding NADH-quinone oxidoreductase subunit C, with protein MTDTPSNSLAERLSARFGETLSINIVRNEVTAEVAAADLLAVATALRDEAAFSFRLPIDVCGIDYMGYGQTEWDTETVSGTGFSRGVEGEAMGRFTWADRPRADSQPRRFAAVIHLLSLEHNHRLRLRVFCEDDTLPMVPSLTGIWPGVNWFEREAFDLYGIVFEGHPDLRRILTDYGFVGHPFRKDFPLIGNVEVRYDPEQKRVVYEPVSIEPRVLVPRVIRDDADLVQAKAESADKWREN; from the coding sequence ATGACTGATACACCATCGAACTCGCTGGCCGAGCGCCTGTCTGCGCGATTCGGCGAAACGCTGTCGATCAACATCGTACGCAACGAAGTGACCGCCGAGGTCGCTGCGGCCGATCTGCTCGCGGTGGCTACCGCCCTGCGCGACGAAGCGGCGTTCAGCTTCCGTCTGCCGATCGACGTGTGTGGCATCGACTATATGGGCTACGGCCAGACCGAGTGGGACACCGAGACCGTATCCGGTACCGGCTTCTCGCGCGGTGTGGAAGGCGAAGCGATGGGTCGCTTCACCTGGGCCGATCGTCCACGTGCCGATAGCCAGCCGCGCCGTTTCGCTGCCGTGATCCATCTGCTTTCGCTGGAGCACAACCATCGCCTGCGTTTGCGCGTGTTCTGCGAAGACGACACGCTGCCGATGGTACCGTCGCTCACCGGCATCTGGCCGGGCGTGAACTGGTTCGAGCGTGAAGCGTTCGACCTGTACGGCATCGTGTTCGAAGGCCACCCGGACCTGCGCCGCATCCTGACCGACTACGGTTTCGTGGGCCATCCGTTCCGCAAGGATTTCCCGCTGATCGGCAACGTCGAAGTTCGCTACGACCCCGAGCAGAAGCGCGTGGTGTACGAGCCCGTGTCGATCGAGCCGCGCGTGCTGGTGCCGCGCGTGATCCGTGATGACGCCGACCTGGTCCAGGCCAAGGCCGAGTCCGCCGACAAATGGCGGGAGAATTGA
- a CDS encoding NADH-quinone oxidoreductase subunit D: protein MAGELSMQEIRNYTMNFGPQHPAAHGVLRLVLEMDGETVVRADPHIGLLHRGTEKLAESKPFNQSIGYMDRLDYVSMMCNEHAYVRAIENLMGIEVPERAQYIRTMFDEITRILNHLMWIGSNALDLGAMAVFLYAFREREELMDVYEAVSGARMHATYYRPGGVYRDLPAQMSQYRESPWHKGKDLKRLNSWREGSMLDFLDAFTADFPKRVDEYEELLTNNRIWKQRTVGIGVIPPEKAQAWGMTGVMLRGSGIEWDLRKKQPYAKYAEVDFDIPVGVGGDCYDRYLVRVEEMRQSNRIIAQCVKWLRANPGPVIVQNFKVAPPHREDMKQDMEALIHHFKLFTEGYGVPAGETYAAVEAPKGEFGCYLVSDGANKPFRVHLRAPGFAHLSSMDVTVSGHMLADVVAMIGTYDLVFGEVDR from the coding sequence ATGGCGGGAGAATTGAGCATGCAGGAAATCCGCAACTACACGATGAACTTCGGCCCCCAGCATCCGGCTGCGCACGGTGTGCTGCGCCTGGTGCTGGAAATGGACGGCGAAACCGTCGTTCGCGCTGATCCGCATATCGGCCTGCTTCATCGCGGTACCGAGAAGCTGGCCGAGTCCAAGCCGTTCAATCAGTCGATCGGCTACATGGATCGCCTCGACTACGTGTCGATGATGTGCAACGAGCACGCTTACGTGCGCGCCATCGAAAACCTGATGGGTATCGAGGTGCCGGAGCGTGCGCAGTACATCCGCACGATGTTCGACGAGATCACCCGCATCCTGAATCACCTGATGTGGATCGGTTCCAACGCGCTCGACCTGGGTGCGATGGCCGTGTTCCTGTACGCGTTCCGCGAGCGCGAAGAGTTGATGGACGTCTATGAGGCGGTGTCGGGCGCGCGCATGCACGCGACCTACTACCGTCCGGGCGGCGTCTACCGCGATCTGCCGGCACAGATGTCGCAGTACCGCGAGTCGCCCTGGCACAAGGGCAAGGATCTGAAGCGCCTCAATAGCTGGCGTGAAGGTTCCATGCTCGACTTCCTCGACGCCTTCACCGCCGATTTCCCCAAGCGCGTGGACGAGTACGAGGAACTGCTCACCAACAACCGCATCTGGAAGCAGCGTACCGTCGGCATCGGCGTGATCCCGCCCGAAAAGGCCCAGGCCTGGGGCATGACCGGCGTGATGCTGCGTGGTTCGGGCATCGAATGGGATCTGCGCAAGAAGCAGCCGTATGCCAAGTACGCCGAGGTGGATTTCGATATCCCGGTGGGCGTGGGTGGCGACTGCTACGACCGTTACCTGGTGCGCGTGGAAGAGATGCGCCAGTCCAATCGCATCATCGCGCAGTGCGTGAAGTGGCTGCGGGCGAATCCCGGTCCGGTGATCGTGCAGAACTTCAAGGTCGCGCCGCCGCATCGCGAAGACATGAAGCAGGACATGGAAGCGCTGATCCACCACTTCAAGCTGTTCACCGAAGGCTACGGCGTGCCCGCGGGCGAGACCTACGCTGCGGTGGAAGCTCCCAAGGGTGAGTTCGGCTGCTACCTGGTTTCCGATGGCGCCAACAAGCCGTTCCGCGTGCATCTGCGCGCGCCGGGTTTTGCCCACCTGTCGTCGATGGACGTCACCGTCAGTGGCCACATGTTGGCCGACGTGGTGGCGATGATCGGTACTTATGACCTCGTGTTCGGCGAAGTCGATCGCTGA
- the nuoE gene encoding NADH-quinone oxidoreductase subunit NuoE, with protein sequence MKATGNFDQVKNVDPLVVLNDHTRHHIEEWVARFPPDRKRSALIQALFAAQEQNHGFLTDELITAVAKYLELPAVWAYEVASFYSMLETKPVGRNNVAICTNVSCWLNGADELVAHAEKKLGIKLGESTADGRVYLKREEECIAACASAPAMTVNGHYHERLTAQKVDEILDGLK encoded by the coding sequence ATGAAAGCAACCGGAAATTTCGACCAGGTCAAGAACGTTGACCCGCTGGTCGTACTCAATGACCACACTCGTCATCATATCGAGGAGTGGGTGGCCCGCTTTCCGCCGGATCGCAAGCGCTCGGCGCTGATCCAGGCGCTGTTTGCCGCGCAGGAGCAGAACCACGGCTTCCTGACTGACGAGCTGATCACCGCTGTGGCTAAGTATCTCGAGCTGCCGGCGGTATGGGCTTATGAGGTCGCCAGCTTCTATTCGATGCTGGAAACCAAGCCGGTCGGCCGCAACAACGTGGCGATCTGCACCAATGTCTCGTGCTGGCTCAATGGCGCCGACGAACTGGTGGCGCATGCCGAGAAGAAGCTTGGCATCAAGCTCGGCGAAAGCACCGCCGATGGCCGCGTGTATCTCAAGCGCGAAGAAGAATGCATCGCCGCCTGCGCCAGCGCGCCGGCGATGACCGTCAATGGTCACTACCACGAGCGTCTCACGGCCCAAAAGGTCGACGAGATTCTCGACGGTCTCAAGTAA
- the nuoF gene encoding NADH-quinone oxidoreductase subunit NuoF encodes MAYGPAPQEHQVVYTTLHFDKPWAMDSYTQVGGYEAWKKILAEKPDPNALIEEIKKSNLRGRGGAGFPTGLKWSFMPKGTMQKYILCNSDESEPGTCKDRDILRFNPHAVIEGMAIACYCTGSTVAYNYLRGEFHHEPFEHFEEALKEAYAAGLLGKNIQGTGLDIDIYGALGAGAYICGEETALMESLEGKKGQPRFKPPFPANFGLYGKPSTINNTETYASVPAILRKGADWFLAQSKTKNGGPKIFSVSGCVQKGGNFEVPLGTTFDELLEMAGGLRPGRTLKGAIPGGVSMPVLRAEQLKGLPFDYDTLRDLKTGLGSGAIVVLDDTVCTVRFTRRISQFFHKESCGQCTPCREGTGWMHRVLTRIVDGQGTMDDLHRLKAIAGQIEGHTICAFGEAAAWPVQGFLRQFWDEFEYYIVNGRSIVDDKLGAAA; translated from the coding sequence ATGGCATACGGACCGGCACCCCAGGAACACCAGGTCGTCTACACCACGCTGCATTTCGACAAGCCGTGGGCGATGGACAGCTATACGCAGGTTGGCGGCTATGAAGCGTGGAAGAAGATCCTCGCCGAGAAGCCCGACCCGAACGCGCTGATCGAAGAGATCAAGAAGAGCAACCTGCGCGGCCGCGGCGGCGCAGGCTTCCCGACCGGCTTGAAGTGGTCCTTCATGCCCAAGGGCACGATGCAGAAGTACATCCTCTGCAACTCGGACGAATCGGAGCCCGGCACCTGCAAGGACCGCGACATCCTGCGCTTCAACCCGCATGCGGTGATCGAAGGCATGGCGATCGCGTGCTATTGCACGGGTTCGACGGTGGCCTACAACTACCTGCGTGGCGAATTCCATCACGAGCCGTTCGAACATTTCGAAGAGGCGCTGAAGGAAGCCTACGCCGCGGGCCTGCTGGGCAAGAACATCCAGGGTACCGGCCTTGATATCGACATTTATGGTGCACTCGGCGCTGGTGCCTATATCTGTGGCGAAGAAACCGCGCTGATGGAATCGCTGGAAGGCAAGAAGGGCCAGCCGCGCTTCAAGCCGCCGTTCCCGGCCAACTTCGGCCTGTACGGCAAGCCCAGCACCATCAACAACACCGAGACGTATGCCTCGGTGCCGGCCATCCTGCGCAAGGGCGCGGACTGGTTCCTGGCCCAGAGCAAGACCAAGAACGGCGGTCCGAAGATCTTCTCGGTCTCCGGTTGCGTGCAGAAGGGCGGCAACTTCGAAGTGCCGCTGGGCACCACCTTCGACGAATTGCTGGAAATGGCCGGCGGCCTGCGTCCGGGTCGTACGCTGAAGGGCGCGATTCCCGGCGGTGTGTCAATGCCGGTGCTGCGTGCCGAACAGCTCAAGGGCCTGCCGTTCGACTACGACACCTTGCGTGACCTCAAGACCGGTCTCGGTTCGGGCGCCATCGTGGTGCTGGACGACACCGTCTGCACGGTGCGCTTCACCCGTCGCATCTCGCAGTTCTTCCATAAGGAATCCTGTGGCCAGTGCACGCCGTGCCGCGAAGGCACCGGCTGGATGCATCGCGTGCTGACCCGCATCGTCGACGGCCAGGGCACCATGGACGACCTGCACCGCCTGAAGGCCATTGCCGGCCAGATCGAAGGCCACACCATCTGCGCGTTCGGCGAAGCCGCGGCGTGGCCGGTGCAGGGCTTCCTGCGCCAGTTCTGGGATGAATTCGAGTACTACATCGTCAACGGGCGTTCCATCGTCGACGACAAGCTTGGAGCCGCCGCATGA